The following is a genomic window from Halichoerus grypus chromosome 5, mHalGry1.hap1.1, whole genome shotgun sequence.
ATTGGATACGAATGTGCGGGAGCCCCCGAAACCAGCCTTGAGCTTCACGCTTTGGCACGCTGGTGGCCTTGCTGCAGGATGGTGACAAGGGCCACCATTCCCGAGGGTGGCCCTTGGTGACAAGCACACACTCCACAGCTGGTTCCACCATTCACCCCCTAAAGGGGAAGAGCCGTCCCACGGTCTAGGCAGGTGGCAGTGAGGATTAGGTGGGGACCATGGGAGACGTGCCTGCACCATGTGGGGCTAAAggagcccctcccccatcctgtcTGCTTGGCTTCTCTGACTTTATCCCCGCCTATTAAGAGGGTGTCATTGCTGCACACacagcgcccccaccccccccgcccctcaaCCTATgccttgccctatgtatctcctccatctggctattcctgagttgTATGCTTTGTAATAAACttgtaaatgcaaaaaaaaaaaaaaaaaaaaaaaagagggtgtcattaacggggcacctgggtggctcagctggttaagcgtctgccttcggctcaggtcacgatctcagggtcctgggatccagccctgccttgggctctctgctcaggggggagcctgcttctccctctgcctctgcccctccccccctttgccctcgcatgcgtgctctctctctctctcaaataaataaaacctatatatgtatataaagaggGTGTCATTAACACCCACCTCAGCAAGGACTATAATGGACCCAGGCAGCCAAGTGGGGGGCCCGGGGCTGGGTGGGTGACCTGGATGCAAAGGCTCAGGTCATCCCCTCCCCAGTGCgactctcttcttcttctaggtTCTGCTGTCCTTCTGTCCTCAGGTTAGTGACCACCCTCCCCTGGAAACCACAACAGCTCCCCTCCTGTGTTGGCAGACCCACCCTACACCTTCTCCTTGGGTCCTATCCCTCGCCCAGTgactcctccccgccccccccagtgCCCTCAGGGCCCGTGCCAGCCGCCAGCTCCGTGGTGTCCGAGTCCACCGTGAGCTGGGCGGCGGGCGCCCTGGCCGTACTGCGCTGCCAGAGCCCGAGAATGGTGTGGACCCAGGACCGGCTGCACGACCGCCAGCGCGTGGTCCACTGGGACCTCAGCGGCCGCCCGGCCGGCGGACCGGCCCGCAGACTCGTAGACATGTACTCTGCGGGCGAGCAACGCGTGTACGAGCCCCGCGACCGCGGCCGCCTCCAGCTGCCGCTCTCCGCCTTCCACGACGGCAACTTCTCGCTGCTCATCCGCGGTAAGGGGCCTGGGCACCGCGGCGGGCGACGCAGGGCGGGGTGGCGCGGGCCGGCTGCGCGCCTCACCGCCGGGCTGTCTGCCGGCCCGCAGCGGTGGAGGAGGCCGACGCGGGCCTGTACACCTGTAACCTGCACCACCATTACTGCCACCTGTACGAGACCCTGGCCGTCCGCCTGGAGGTCACGGACGACCGTgagtgtgcccccccccccgcccgccccgggaCGTGCCCCTGcgggccccctccccgcccgccggcGCTGAcccacctgcacccccagcccGGGAGGCCGGCGCGCACTGGGACGGCGAGAAGGAGGTCCTGCTGGTGGAGCGCGGCGCGCCCGCGCTGCTCACCTGCGTGAACCGGGCGCACGTGTGGACCGACCGGCACCTGGAGGAGGCGCAGCAGGTTGTGCACTGGGACCGACAGCCGCCCGGGGTGCCGCACGACCGCGCTGACCGCCTGCTGGACCTGTACGCGTCGGGCGAGCGCCGAGCCTACGGGCCGCCCTTCCTGCGCGACCGCGTGGCGGTGGGGGCGGACGCCTTTGCGCGCGGCGACTTCTCACTGCGCATCGACCCGCTGGAGCCAGCTGACGAGGGCACCTACTCCTGCCACCTGCACCACCACTACTGCGGCCTGCACGAGCGCCGCATCTTCCACCTGAGAGTCACCGAGCCCGTCGCTGAGCCGCCCCCGCGGGACTCGCCGGGCAATGGCTCCAGCCACAGCGGCGCCCCTGGCCCAGGTGCCGCGtggcccctccctgtccccccccccgGACCTGGGTGTTAGCCGAGGGGAGGCCCCCTCCCGTCCATCCCCTCCTGAGCCCCGCGCCGCAGGGGCGGCCTCGATCGGGTGCACGCTTAGGGGGTCACGCGCGCGCTCCCTGACCCCGCCCCCGCACGGCCCGTGCAGATCCCACCCTGGGGCGCGGCCGCAGCGTCATCAACGTCATAGTGCCCGAGGGCCGGGCCCACTTCTTCCAGCAGCTGGGCTACGTGCTGGCCACCCTGCTCCTCTTCATCCTGCTGCTCATCACCGTCATCCTGGCCACCCGGCAGCGTCGCCGCGGAGgtgagctggggctccatcccgcaCGGTTGAGGCCAGAgctaggaagccttccctgaccagaGGCGGGGTGTGGGGTGCGGTGGCTTGAGCAGAGAGTAAGCAGGGATGGGAGGCTTCCTCAGGGctgagggagctggggagggggtgagacTGGGCCCAACATGAGTCTTCCTCCCCAGGCTACGAATACTCCAACAAGAAGTCGGGGAAGTCAAAGGGGTGAGTGCCCCCTCCAGGCTCTCCTGGGGaccagacccccacccccaccccgctctgcTCTAACTGCCCACCACCCTCCCACCTCCAGGAAGGATGTGAACATGGCAGAGTTTGCTGTGGCCACAGGAGACCAGGCTCTTTACAGGAGTGAGGACATCCAATTAGGTGAGGGATGGCCCCAGAACCAAGGTGAAGGCTGTGGTTCCCAGGCCTGAGCTAGGGGAGGCACATCTCTGGGGGTTGAGCTAGGGGAGGCACATCTCTGGGGGTTGAGCTAGGGGAGGCACATCTCTGGGGGTTGAGCTAGGGGAGGCACATCTCTGGAGGTGGGGGGGCCTCACCCTGCTCTTTCCCTGCACCAGATTACAAAAACAACATCCTGAAGGAGAGGGCTGAGCTGGGCCACAGCCCACTGCCCATCAAGAACATTGACTTGGACAGAGGTGAGTGACTAGGAGGGCTGGGCCCATACCTCACCCACCCACACTCACTAGCCAGCCCCAGGGGCAGGAGTCCCTGGGCAGTCCTGCTAGATGTCTGCCTTGTGTTTACCCCTGTGACAGAGGGATAGAGGGCAGACACCCGCCTGTTCCCTTGGCTTCCAGAGTTCCGAAAGGAGTACTGCAAATAAGGtgatcctgggctcctggctgggcCAGCAGCCCTGCCAACTCCTATCTGTCCATCTTGGAGGATGACCTCCTGACCCTCATGTGGCTCACCCGACCCCCTTCCAGCGGCTGGTCCCGCTGTCCTGGAACTTGGCCTGGACTGGCACAGAGCAAGGCTGTCTCCAGACCCCTCTCCCGGGAGCCATCCCAATCCTCACAAGCAGCAGCGGGCTCTGGGATTCTGCTGGAGCTGCAGCTGCCCCTTCACCAGCGCTCAGCAGGTGCCTGCTGGCTCCCACGCTCACTGGTGGtcctgccctcccccaacccaggcACAGCCCTGACCCTGCTGATGTTCACCAGTCCTTCAGGCTCTCCTGGCCCCTGCCACTATGGGCTGGGGCTCAGTGGGGGCTCTTGGAGCTCAGGTCAGCCTCAGGGCTAGCACCCTGGCCCCTTCTTCACCCCTTTCTAGGGGGAGCCTACGGCTGGGATCTGAGGATTGCACACTCCAGGCCCCAGACTAATTCCCCTCTGCTCTGTGTTGGGCTACCTGGGGCTTCTTCTCTGCCTTCCACCCTATTCCAGCTTTGTTTCCAGCAAGTGCCTTGACAGTCACTGGGCTCCATGTGACTTTTGACTCTGACCCCCCTCCCGCAGCCCCTCCTTGGGCTGGAGTCTGGGGCTGGGACCTCATTTGGCTTCTGTTTTGCctgaggacaggggaggggtaAAGATGGTTCTAGAGTGGCTTGTGCTGCCACCCCCAACACCCCACATTTGCTCCTGGGAAACTGCCACCATCACAATAAAAACTCCATGGTTTTTAGACTTGGCCCCAGGTATGCCTCTGCGGCTCCTACTTCATGTCCTGGGGGGCGGAGTTTGGGCCTTGGGAACCTCGAAATGCTTTCCTTCATCTGAAGCCCTGCTGTCACCACCCATTTCTTGGAGTGGAAAGTCTGAGTCCAGGTATCCTGGGAAGAGCAACATCCGGTCCAATCCTATGGCACTATTCCTGGTTGTAAAGGAGTTCTAGATTCTCTTCTGAGGGCTTATTTggacgtggggggggggggggctggacaTGCTCAGAGGACAGCcctctgagaagcagatgccaaAATGGGATTAGATGTGTGAGGATAAAGGGGGGGAAGCAGGAGTAGGCACCAAAGGCTTgtgagggggatgggagggggctgcaggaggAAGAAGCCCTTGTGTTTCCCCAGCCCTGACCCCATCCCCCAAAACTCTTCCAGGGCAGCAGGAAGCGGGAAAGGATGTCTGTCACCCTGTGCTGGAGACCCTGGGGTGGTGTGTGGAGAACATGCAGATTATGTCTGGCTGAATTAGGGGCACAAGCCAGCCACACGGGGCCAGCAGGTGACCTGGCATCGGAGCTCCCACTCTGGGGAAGTGAAAACCCCGGGGCCGCTGTGAGGAAGGCACAGGACACTCACGTGAAGGGAGTAAAGTCAAAAGATATGTTACTTACAGATCCGAGGACAGGGGTGCGGTGAGCAAGGCTTCAGAAGGGCAGTTCTCCATTCCAGATcaggagagagacagcagggtAGCATGCTCCTATTACTTATAAGGTGGGTGGGATGGTGGTCACTAATTTTTTGTAGGCTCAATTCTGAGTGGTCATTTTAAAAGATACCGCAGGAGACACAAGGCAGGAGTTTGTGGTGGGCATCCTAGGTTCAGGCTTTTATCTGAATGTCCAGACTCTGGATGTGAGATGCTCAGACAGCACCTCAGTGTGGCTGTCTCCTCACTACACACCTGCGAGGGTCCCACAGTggcaaaggcagggagggaggctgggccagGGAGCTGTGGCTTGCTTGACAATgtgcctccctcccagcctgtgACCCCTGGCCCCATAGTAGCTGCACTGCTCGGACCACAAACTCACTCCCCCTTGCAGTGTGCCTGGCTGACCAGAGAGTCAGCTCTGGCCTCTGGCTACCAGCCTCTCTCATAGGACTTGGGCAGCCAGGTGAGAAAGAGAggcttgggggggcggggcagagcaCAGATGGGGCATCAGACCCTACATCTGTGAGACCAGCAGTCATTCATGTCTGGCCTGGGGGATGCTGGTCCCCTGGGAGCTCTCAGGGGGCCTGTCTCCCTCCCCTAGATGCCCAGCAGAGAGCCAGCCACTACCTGGCTTCCTCAGATTACCTCTGGGGAAACCGAGACCCAAGGGGAGACGGTGCAGGCTTTGCTGAGCAGGTGCCCACCTCACAGAGCCCTGTCCACTCTCCCCACCAGAGCCTAGGGGGATGGAGGTCAGCGCCCTTGGCCTAGGCTGACCTGGGGATGGTCCCTAGCCTGGGCTCAGGGGCTTTCCTTCAAAGTCTGGCTCTTCCAGTCACTGGTGGACTGATGGGCTTTTTCCTGTGCGGATCCACTGCCCAAGGATGGTCATGACTAGGCAGCTAGGACAGCTCCAGGCTCCAACCAACTTCAGGGGGAGTGCTGGGCACAGGTCGCAAGGGGCATCATGCATCCTCCACCTTCATCACTCTTGGGGCCTATCCTAGAGACTCTCCTTCACTCTCACCAGTGTGGGATTCCCTCTACTGGCCTCAAGTCTTCCTCCTGGGATGGGGGAGACCCTCTACCTCCAGTGGGGTCAGCGTGTGGTTGGAGCCTCCACAGCCCGAGGGGCGCTGCTCTGGGTCTCCCTTGGTCCACACAGGACCCCAGGCTGGCTGGATCGACAGAGgcggtggtgggggtgggggtgatctTCACCTGCTGCCAGCACCAGCTTCCCCGGGCACCTCTGTGCACACGTGCGTGCGCGCCGTTGCCCTCCGCTGTTGCCTTCAGccgcacacacacatgttcacactCGCACCCCGCCTCCACGCGAGCACCCGCACGCACTTGGCCCGTGTTTCGCGGAGCCTCCGTGGGGCCCGGTAGAGGGCGCGCGAGCACGCAGTGGGCGCCGGGGCGCAGAGACCGAGTTGTCTTTGGCTCCCGGCCCGGACCGAAGTATCCTCAGCTTCCCGTGCTGCCCCCCTGCTGCCCGCGGATGTGACCAGGGCGCCCCCCGACTCTGAGCACCACGGACCCCGGAGCCCTCGCGAAGGGGCGGAGAACCGGAACCTTCTGGGTTCTGTAGTCGACCCCTGGGGGCCTCGGCGGGGGACTTGGCGTTGCCTGGGGCGGGGTCTCCCTTCTGACAGCAGGGCTGCTTCCGGAGGGTCCTCAGCCGTCTCCCTCCGGAGGACGCGCCCCTGTCCGCCCACGGGCCGAGACCCTAGGCCCAGCAGGGGCTACGGCCCGAGCACATTGTGGGCGCCCCCGCGCGCGGGGTGGGGGACCCGGGGCCCGAGGCAGGGGTCAGGGGCGGGGCCCGGGAGAGCGGAGGGAGTTCTGCGCGGGCGCCGACACCGCGGCCCCGCCACCCACGCGCGCACCCCGCCCTCCAGCCCTTCCGCGCGTGCGCAaccccgccccgcgccgcgccgCGAGCGGCCCGGTGACGTCAGGCCCCGCCCGCTCTCGGGCGCCCCCCGGCGGGCGCGCTCAACCCGGGGCCGGCGGTCCCTTTAACTGCGCGGCCcgagggggcggcggcggcggcggggcgcaCGGACGCGGCCGGGCCTCGCACGCCCTCCCTGCCTGCGTCCCCGGGCCGGGGCGGATGGGCGGCCGCGGGCCGCGGGGCAGCAGCGGGGGCGCGAGCGGAGCCGGGGCCGGCGGGGCGGGTGGGGCCGGGGCGGCCGGGCGGGGCGCCGGGGGCCTGGTAGCGGCCGGGCGGGgagcggcgggcgggcgggcgggcggggcgcAGGCCGGCAGCGGGGAGGCGCCGGCGTCCGAGCCCCGGGCCGGGCCGGGAGCGCCGCGCaggccccgcgccgccgccgcgccATGGCGGAGACCAAGATCATCTATCACATGGATGAAGAGGAGACGCCGTACCTGGTCAAGCTGCCCGTGGCGCCCGAGCGCGTCACGCTGGCCGACTTCAAGAATGTGCTCAGCAACCGGCCCGTGCACGCTTACAAATTCTTCTTCAAGTCCATGGACCAGGACTTCGGGTCAGTGGGCCGTGGGGGCCTGTGCGCGAGGACGGGTGTCCGCACCTGTCCGCGCCCGGGCAGGGTCTTGGGGAATCTTGGGACTGTCACCGGGGCAGTGCCTCCGCTCCCCGGGGGTGCTGTGCGTCCAACCTGGCTGTGCCCTGAGCTGGGGACGCATGGGGCCCTGGCTGCCTGTCCAGGAGCCTGAGAGCGCTGGACGGTGGGGAGGCGAGGGTCCTGGTTTCTCcacccactctgggcctgggcctgTGTGGCAGAGTGTGTTTGACTTGCGGGTGGTCAAGGTCCGTGGCCAAGGGTGAACTGAAGTCCCACCTTGGCACTTGTCAGACTCAGGGTCCCACTGCCTCCCTTCTGTGGAGAGCAGGTGCTTATAGGGCTGACCTGGAAGGCTTGTGATTCATGGCGCCTGGAGTCAGAGGAGTGTCAGGGGGGAAGGTAAGGGATGGGGGCAGGGTCGTAGCCGCCTAGTGGGTCCACTGTAGTTAGTATGGGGGAAATGAGGTGATCTCAACGGGCACAGATTTGTCTGTTGGAGTCTGCAGAAGTTTTCAGAGGCTCAAGACAGCTTCTCTCTGGATCCCTCCTCCAGGGTCCTGAGGATAGGGCAGAGATCAAGGATCACTGGGGACTATGGGTTGTCACtccacctgcccctgcctgaggGTTGCTGTCTGTTGGGTCCCTATTCTTGTTGAGCCACATAGTACTTGGGTTCCTGGGAGCAGCCTGGGCCATCTGCTGACTCCAGCAGCCTCTGGGTCAGTGTCCCCATGTCCAGCCTTAGTGGTGGCTGTCTTGGCTGAGGGGACTTCCCGCCTGCACTGGGCAGGGCCTCTGGGACAGTGAGCTGGAGGCTGGCTGTCCGCTTGAAGCTCTGTCCGAGGCCTGACCCAGCACAGCCATGGGTAACTTGAGTCCCCAGCTCAGCAATGCTGTGGGGGGTGGTTACTCAGAGGCCTCATGGGCTGAGCAGGTGTGCCTGGCCGCCCTCAGGGAGTCTGTGTCCTTGTGTGTGACTGTGTCTCGGGACTTTGACATTGAGGCCATTTCCTGGATTCTCTGATTTGCATGGACCCTGGGCAGCCCCAGGTCAGGTCAAGCTGGGGCCATTCAGCAGTTCTCTGGGGGGCCTGAGGGAAGTTTGGACAATTAGACTTTCTTGTTCTCCACCACCactagggagaggcagagagggagcgTGTGTTCTCCGCAACCCTGGGTGGGCTGGGGAGCAGCCCGGCCCCACCATGAGAGGGGTACCCTCAGATCAGGGGCTGTGAGGACCACCCTGGTGAGCCTGGGCCTGCTGCCCCAACCTACCATCCCACTGCCAGGCCTTGAGTACCCCGAGCCTCCGTTCCTGGCCATAGTTGGCCACCTAGTAAGGGAAAGGGGAGTCTGAGGTGTGGCCACGGCCACCTGCTCTGGGCCGGGTCCCACTCCCATCTTTGGCCAAGTGGGTGGGGGGTCCCGTGCCTACCTCCCACTTTTCCCATGCAGGTCACGGCAAAGCTGGGGAAGGTCCCTGGGTCTATGGCGGGTTGGTGCGGTGGTGCCAGGCTTTGGCTTTGGTGAGCGGTGGTGCAGGGAGGAGTCTGGGCCCAGCTTTTAGACTGTGAGGCAGAGGTCGGAGTCCCTTGATATCAGGGCTGCCTTGCTGATTCCAGGCCTGGCTAGACTTGGCACTTAGCTCATCTGCCTGGCAGTGGCCCTGGTCCCTCCATCTCTGGGCCAGGAGTTCCGGTCTCTGAAGCCACCTGCCTGTGGGCCATGTGagggctgcagggcagggggtgggggctgggcctgACCCAGCCTGCCTGGGTGAGTGCCCACTCTGCCCTTTGCAGCCGGTCTGTCTGGGGTCAGTGCCCCCAGTGGTGTTGGGAGAGTCTAGACAGGTACCTTTGGAGCTCGTGGCGGGGTGTAGATGGCTGGGACCCGCTTGCCCTGGAGCCTGCAGAGCTTCAGCCTGGGGGAGCTCTAGGGTcaggaggcggggggggggggggagaggcagccAAAGGCATGGTGGGAGCTGAGGATCCCTGACTTGTGGGGGCACAAGGGGGGTCTCTTAGAGATCTCCCCTGTCATGTATGAGCTTGCTCTGCCATCGTCCTGCTTCGTGGAGGGGAGGTCTAGTGGGGGAACCCTGTGCCTCTGGGGACCCACTGGCAAGGGTTGCCCTGTGGCATGCTCTGGCCTCTGGGAGTCCTGGGGGTCCCCCTGTGGCTGTGCTTGGCTCTAAGGGCCCTGCTCTGAGCAGATTCCTTGCCAGGGCGAGTCTgcgggggcggcgggcgggcggggccggAGAGCCACAAGTTTGAGGTTAACCGGGATCTCGCCAGGAATTCTGAGGTTGGGAGCATGATGCCAGTGGGGGTGCCCCTGGGTGGCCACCCCTCAGGGTCGGTGGAGACTGCTTCCGAGGTCTGCTCTTCCACCTGGTGAGGCCTGGCCCAGGAGGGAACCCCAGAACGGTTTGGAGGCATTTCCCCCAGGCTCCAGTGAGGCCTCCCCTGCCCTTGCCTGTAGCTCCCGGAGATTATGCTGGCCAGCGATGGGCTTCCTGAGGAGAGCACCTGCGCCCTTGTTCTGGAGGCGCTGGCGCCCCCTACCCTCCCCTCCTGGCTGTCTTGGCCTAGCTGGGTGGGGGTCTTGGTGCCCAGGCTTCAGATGGAGGGCAGGATGTCCTGTCGTGCTGGGTTGGGGGACTTGGGTTCctcaggctgggggcggggcaggggagcagggacTCTGGGCCCTGGGGGCTCATTTATGCAGGGGTAGGGGGCACAGAGGCTCGGGCAGCCCTGGGTGATTGGTCATCTGGAGGCGCTGGCCAGGTGGGCAGTCCAGCCCTGGGGGGGCCAGGTGGGCCCTGTGGTGTGAGGGCTGGGGAgctcctctgcctgcctggggGTGAGTCAGAAAGGGCGGGGGCTTGGGAATGGCAGAGGAGGCTGGGCCACCCGGGCTGAGAAACAGGAATCGGGTCCCTCCCGAGTCTCGGTTGCTGCTTTCACTCAGAGACGTGCTCTCGCCTGCCGGGCCCCCAGGAGGGCTTGCTGCACGGCTGGCAGTCGGCTGCGGCTGGCAGGGCCCCAGGTGGTGCTGGGCCCCTCAGGTCTTCCCGTGGTGGCCCCTCTTGCGGGGACTTCAGCTGAGCGCCGGGCTGGGTCCCGGCCTCCCCGGGGAGTTCAGTTCTGTGGGGCTGTGATGCCTGCGTAAGTCAGGGCAGCAGACACGGGGGCTTCTCTTCCTGTTGGGTGCCCACCTCGCTGCCCCTGTGTGGCTGGCATGCCGGGGGTGTGTCTGAGGGGCTGCTGCAGGGTGCGGGCCACgtgccccctcctgccctggcTGGCCCTGTCTTTTCTGTCCTCTgaggcctgggtggggggtggtggacCTGGGCCTTGCTCCCCTGGGGGAGTACGGGATGCCCGCTCTGTGGAGGCCTCCTGTTGCTGCCCAGGACTGGCAGAGTCCAGGCGTCCAGGCTCAACAGGTCACAAGGCTGCTTCCTGCCGGTTCTCCTGGCTCCTGTTTTTCTCCTGGGCCCGAGTCCCGGGTGTGGAAATCCCGCCGTgttgggcagggctgggctcccGCGGGGTAGGGCATCGGGGTGCCTCCTGCTGcaggcctggccctgcctgcccTGATCCCTGGGCCTCAAGGGGGCCACAGTGTGGGGTGCGTCTGGGCCATAACCACTGCCCGCCCTGCCCCACGGCCCCTCCCCGGCGGCCCCTGCGAACCGTGCTGGCCGCTGTCCTCCTCAGGCCTTTGAATCGGACAgctgacccatcccccacctGTGTCTGAGCACGGCATCGTCGGCTTCCCTCCCAGTTCGCGTTGCTTTGGCTCTCTGGGTCCTGCCTGGgtaccttccccacccccaaaccgACCTAACTGGGGGCGGCACCAAGACGCCAGCCAGGGGCTGGATGCGGGGCGTGTGGCTGCTGGGGTTTGCTggcctctggggctggggcttcTCCGTGGGCCCCGCAGCCCTGTGCCTGGCTGTCCTTTCAGGCCTTGAGTTGGGCCGTTGTAGAGAGTGGGGTCTGCTTCTGTCTCCTCGGCCAGGTGGACGGGGCAGGAGGGCAGTGGCCTGCCTTCCGTGTGCACGTACGGGTCTGCATGCAGTCCCATCTTAGTCTGCCTGTGTTCACGTGGTCTGATTGTCCTCACGTGTGTATCGAGGCCTGCTGTGAACCGGGCCCTGTTCTGGGTTGGGGCcaggtttggggggtggggaggtggagggaagaagCCAGGCAGAGCCCTGCTGTCATGGATCCACACTCTGTGGGGCACGTAGACACAGAGCAAGGCAGGTACTTGCATTATAGGGTGTTACAGGAGGTGACCCTCTGCTGCTCGAGGGTCTGGAGTTTGGCCCTCCCTCTGACCTGGGCCCTGGAAGTGGTCTGCAGGAGGATGGCAAGGGTCCCCAGGAAGGGATTGCGCCAGGCAGGGGCATCCACACAGACGGATATCTGGGCATGTGGTTGGATGGCCTTGGCTGGCATGCACCCTGGACAAGAATATGGGGAGCTCTTCCCTCCAGGGCCCACCGGTGGGAGCCGTCCCTCGTGCAGGTGGTCTCACGGCACTGTCTGCCCACAGGGTGGTGAAGGAGGAGATCTCCGACGATAATGCCAAGCTGCCCTGCTTCAATGGTCGTGTGGTCTCCTGGGTGAGTCCATGGGGTGTTGGCAGAGGATGCTTGGctagggtgggggctgggctgggctgaacccatgtgggtgggtgggggctgggcctgcAGGCTGGCGGTGTCCCTGAGCCATTCCTGTCCTCTGCAGCTGGTCCTGGCCGAGGGCGCACACTCAGATGCAGGCTCTCAGAGCACTGATGGCCACACAGACCTGCCCCCACCTCTTGAAAGAACGGGCGGCATCGGGGACTCCCGGCCCCCCTCCTTCCAGTAAGGACTGTGTGTGGGGGGCTGAGCCTGGTGGTCCTGAGGGGCCTGCTGCCTACCAGGCCTGTTGGGGGAAGGGGCGACTAACCAGGGACCCGTGGTCAGTAGAAACTGGTCAGTGGAGG
Proteins encoded in this region:
- the MXRA8 gene encoding matrix remodeling-associated protein 8 isoform X1, with product MELRSQVTVWELVLLQSSAVLLSSVPSGPVPAASSVVSESTVSWAAGALAVLRCQSPRMVWTQDRLHDRQRVVHWDLSGRPAGGPARRLVDMYSAGEQRVYEPRDRGRLQLPLSAFHDGNFSLLIRAVEEADAGLYTCNLHHHYCHLYETLAVRLEVTDDPREAGAHWDGEKEVLLVERGAPALLTCVNRAHVWTDRHLEEAQQVVHWDRQPPGVPHDRADRLLDLYASGERRAYGPPFLRDRVAVGADAFARGDFSLRIDPLEPADEGTYSCHLHHHYCGLHERRIFHLRVTEPVAEPPPRDSPGNGSSHSGAPGPDPTLGRGRSVINVIVPEGRAHFFQQLGYVLATLLLFILLLITVILATRQRRRGGYEYSNKKSGKSKGKDVNMAEFAVATGDQALYRSEDIQLDYKNNILKERAELGHSPLPIKNIDLDREFRKEYCK
- the MXRA8 gene encoding matrix remodeling-associated protein 8 isoform X2, with translation MELRSQVTVWELVLLQSSAVLLSSVPSGPVPAASSVVSESTVSWAAGALAVLRCQSPRMVWTQDRLHDRQRVVHWDLSGRPAGGPARRLVDMYSAGEQRVYEPRDRGRLQLPLSAFHDGNFSLLIRAVEEADAGLYTCNLHHHYCHLYETLAVRLEVTDDPREAGAHWDGEKEVLLVERGAPALLTCVNRAHVWTDRHLEEAQQVVHWDRQPPGVPHDRADRLLDLYASGERRAYGPPFLRDRVAVGADAFARGDFSLRIDPLEPADEGTYSCHLHHHYCGLHERRIFHLRVTEPVAEPPPRDSPGNGSSHSGAPGPDPTLGRGRSVINVIVPEGRAHFFQQLGYVLATLLLFILLLITVILATRQRRRGGYEYSNKKSGKSKGKDVNMAEFAVATGDQALYRSEDIQLDYKNNILKERAELGHSPLPIKNIDLDREG